One Succinivibrio dextrinosolvens DNA window includes the following coding sequences:
- a CDS encoding helix-turn-helix domain-containing protein, with translation MTIHAYDEIYLSGAQNVLGHAVDFAVMSLNISYDDFGKAFAVSSVSKQFAIGNPRYVAGMNGCELAREVLAQVNFSYEDVEDAMYLDKSPEYWSGWALAFYQWYSSRSFMEILKTVPLSEIIRMYPVYHEMDITKFSDRLDEIFKEKYPFTRLRYKRDNINMSQKRLAEYSGVALRQIQLFEQRQRSINKASAVTLLKLSRALSCSMEELIEYQDID, from the coding sequence ATGACGATCCACGCATACGATGAAATATATCTTTCGGGCGCTCAGAATGTTTTGGGGCATGCTGTTGATTTTGCGGTTATGTCACTGAATATTTCTTATGATGACTTTGGAAAAGCTTTTGCCGTCTCATCTGTTTCCAAGCAGTTTGCCATTGGAAATCCAAGATATGTTGCAGGCATGAATGGCTGTGAACTTGCAAGAGAAGTTCTAGCTCAGGTTAATTTCTCATATGAGGATGTTGAAGATGCCATGTATCTTGATAAATCTCCTGAGTACTGGTCAGGCTGGGCTCTTGCGTTTTACCAGTGGTATTCATCCAGAAGCTTCATGGAGATCTTAAAAACAGTTCCTCTTTCTGAAATCATCAGAATGTATCCTGTATATCATGAAATGGATATCACTAAGTTTTCAGATAGGCTCGATGAAATTTTTAAAGAGAAATATCCTTTTACAAGACTTAGATATAAAAGAGACAACATCAATATGTCTCAAAAAAGATTAGCTGAGTATTCTGGGGTTGCTTTACGACAGATTCAGCTTTTTGAACAGCGTCAGAGAAGTATTAACAAAGCCTCAGCAGTTACACTTTTAAAACTAAGTAGGGCACTTTCCTGCAGTATGGAAGAGCTGATTGAATATCAGGATATAGATTAA
- a CDS encoding BrnA antitoxin family protein gives MKKETEKEFTEKRVKELRENIDLSDVPEITDMTGFHLKNYKPVKKAISFRIELDNLDWLKRKGEKGYQKRINEVLRWAREHGCPLA, from the coding sequence ATGAAAAAAGAAACAGAAAAAGAATTTACTGAAAAAAGAGTTAAAGAGCTTAGAGAAAACATCGATCTTTCTGATGTGCCTGAAATTACAGATATGACAGGCTTCCATCTAAAAAACTATAAGCCAGTCAAAAAAGCCATATCCTTCAGAATTGAATTAGATAATCTTGATTGGCTTAAAAGAAAAGGAGAAAAAGGCTATCAGAAAAGAATAAATGAAGTGTTACGCTGGGCTCGTGAACACGGTTGTCCTCTTGCTTAA
- a CDS encoding BrnT family toxin: MQNSGKFEWDDEKEKINIQKHGLSFSEILPVFDDPLFLEKQDESHSSINETRYIGIGKISGFVVIVTSYTARGKRTRIINARIPTKREERLYEEWCSKIYN; encoded by the coding sequence ATCCAAAATAGCGGTAAATTTGAATGGGATGATGAAAAAGAAAAAATCAACATTCAAAAACATGGATTATCATTCTCTGAAATCCTACCAGTCTTTGATGATCCATTATTTCTGGAAAAACAGGATGAATCCCATTCAAGCATTAATGAAACACGCTACATTGGTATTGGAAAGATTAGTGGTTTCGTTGTAATAGTAACCTCTTATACTGCAAGAGGTAAAAGGACCAGAATTATAAATGCCAGAATCCCAACTAAACGAGAAGAAAGACTTTATGAAGAATGGTGCAGTAAAATATACAACTGA
- a CDS encoding transposase, whose protein sequence is MNTTNNLTTFANEINKVLVGFDLASKEIQLSLADLDGIEHDFKLSPKNFFKFITEHANQNYVFAMEACGGSNYWATLIQRLGAEVYIFPAKSCRNHNCSKNKDDKGDARGVRNALLIYKTYPNSATFKHCIIRDEVNRQEMFLVKSYSDIKSNITATNRNLIAFLREQDALKGYSYEMTPSQTIRHIRDFISEYEHCKNKVSGLCGYLERQCAMLEMYAISLAGIENEFFENYASTHQSCEKYLSVRGVGVPLAVAVSVYTQDKFDRFRNANSFVSFMQLVPVHHGTGGKNKVGKHSPEGNKILKALFYEGGNSLVVAHNKLISNNKLDDKKLDLKDKRLKIAYAKDIARQIFKVATDAPLKSEPVQELKNDPAQCNTSSEIALSTSDKKIARNKVSKFRSKLKKLENSIRSALVDPVLYEFLKDTAGEQLQSLLNSIKLSVNESTPWQNQLIAEIKSGTGYNEDCSVYEAALD, encoded by the coding sequence ATGAATACTACCAATAATCTTACAACCTTTGCAAATGAAATTAATAAGGTTTTAGTAGGTTTTGACCTGGCGTCAAAAGAAATTCAGCTAAGTCTTGCAGACTTAGATGGAATTGAACACGATTTCAAGCTTAGTCCTAAAAATTTCTTTAAGTTCATCACTGAACATGCTAATCAGAACTATGTTTTTGCCATGGAAGCCTGTGGCGGTTCAAACTACTGGGCAACTCTTATACAAAGACTTGGGGCTGAGGTATATATCTTTCCTGCAAAATCCTGTCGAAATCATAACTGCAGCAAGAACAAGGATGATAAGGGAGATGCCCGTGGTGTCAGAAATGCGCTGCTGATTTATAAAACATATCCGAACTCAGCTACCTTTAAGCACTGCATAATCAGAGATGAGGTGAACCGGCAGGAGATGTTTCTGGTTAAAAGCTATTCAGATATTAAAAGCAATATCACAGCCACAAACAGAAATCTAATAGCATTCCTCAGAGAGCAGGATGCACTTAAAGGTTACAGCTATGAGATGACACCATCTCAGACCATAAGACACATCAGAGACTTTATCAGTGAATATGAGCATTGTAAAAACAAGGTGAGCGGACTTTGCGGTTATCTGGAACGGCAATGTGCAATGCTTGAGATGTATGCCATAAGCCTTGCAGGAATTGAGAATGAATTCTTTGAAAATTATGCCAGCACCCACCAGAGCTGTGAGAAATATCTGTCGGTACGTGGCGTAGGTGTTCCGCTAGCTGTGGCGGTAAGTGTTTATACTCAGGATAAATTTGACAGATTCAGAAATGCCAACAGCTTCGTCTCGTTTATGCAGTTAGTGCCAGTGCATCACGGCACGGGAGGCAAGAACAAGGTTGGTAAACACTCCCCGGAGGGAAATAAGATTTTAAAGGCGCTTTTCTATGAAGGCGGTAACTCTCTTGTGGTGGCGCATAACAAACTCATTTCCAATAATAAGCTTGATGACAAGAAACTAGACTTAAAGGACAAGCGTCTTAAGATTGCATATGCCAAGGATATAGCCAGACAAATCTTTAAGGTGGCAACTGATGCTCCTCTTAAATCTGAACCAGTTCAAGAACTGAAAAATGATCCTGCACAATGTAATACCTCGTCAGAGATTGCTCTTTCAACATCAGATAAAAAGATCGCACGAAACAAAGTCAGTAAATTCAGATCGAAGTTAAAGAAACTTGAAAACAGTATTCGCTCTGCGCTTGTTGATCCTGTTCTTTATGAGTTTTTAAAAGACACTGCTGGGGAACAGCTGCAATCACTCTTGAACAGTATAAAACTCTCGGTAAATGAAAGTACCCCCTGGCAGAACCAGCTTATTGCAGAGATAAAGAGTGGCACAGGATATAACGAAGACTGCTCAGTTTATGAGGCGGCTTTGGACTAA
- a CDS encoding IS110 family transposase — MKPKLSDYELATIAYHRDTLGVNPVAVDVASRVMQVCYYDRDKKLLKNFQLTRSKFFEFVEKAPEPLLFGIEACGSCNYLSRYFESKGHQCRIIPASKVKAFLKLDKNDKIDASGIFKAMLSSVESIPAKSLENQLLMNIFTIRDLLVKQHTQCLNAAHGILYEHGIVAGSAGVETSAKITLGFTDAQESFEHDPMSSAHFSVIKNAVFNILDNLKEQIDTINKYILKYGSSNKTCLNLTTIPGIGLQTAVALNSALGDPERFHSARAFAAYVGVAPIITGSGGKITVMGIRKSGIRSLKKSLYMGAMVYLTYAVKNGTQSSWVKDRLKTKKKKVIICAIMNRLARIAYAVVKNGEVFDESKCNLIKKLR, encoded by the coding sequence ATGAAACCTAAGCTTAGTGATTATGAACTTGCAACCATTGCTTACCATCGTGACACGCTTGGAGTAAATCCTGTTGCTGTTGATGTGGCAAGCAGAGTTATGCAGGTCTGTTACTATGACAGAGATAAGAAGCTGCTCAAAAACTTTCAGCTTACCCGCAGTAAATTCTTTGAGTTTGTGGAAAAAGCTCCTGAGCCGTTACTTTTCGGAATAGAAGCCTGTGGTTCTTGCAACTACCTTAGCAGATATTTTGAAAGCAAAGGTCATCAGTGCAGAATAATTCCGGCATCAAAGGTCAAAGCGTTCTTAAAACTTGATAAGAACGATAAGATTGATGCTTCAGGAATATTCAAGGCAATGCTGTCCTCGGTTGAAAGTATCCCTGCAAAGAGTCTTGAAAACCAGTTGCTAATGAATATCTTTACCATACGAGACCTGCTTGTAAAACAGCATACACAGTGTCTGAATGCTGCACACGGTATTCTTTATGAGCATGGTATTGTGGCAGGAAGTGCTGGTGTTGAAACATCTGCAAAGATCACTCTGGGATTTACTGATGCGCAGGAGAGCTTTGAGCATGATCCTATGTCATCAGCTCATTTCTCTGTCATCAAAAACGCTGTATTCAATATCCTCGATAACCTTAAGGAGCAGATTGATACAATCAATAAGTACATACTAAAGTACGGAAGCTCGAATAAAACCTGTCTTAATCTTACAACCATTCCTGGGATTGGTTTACAGACAGCGGTAGCATTGAATTCAGCTTTAGGTGATCCTGAGAGATTTCATAGTGCCAGAGCGTTCGCGGCCTATGTGGGAGTGGCTCCGATTATTACCGGGAGTGGCGGAAAAATTACCGTTATGGGGATTCGTAAATCAGGTATTCGCTCACTTAAGAAGAGCCTTTATATGGGAGCTATGGTATACCTGACCTACGCCGTGAAAAACGGTACACAATCGTCATGGGTTAAGGACAGGCTTAAGACCAAAAAGAAGAAAGTGATTATCTGTGCCATTATGAATCGCCTTGCCAGAATCGCTTATGCGGTGGTAAAGAACGGAGAAGTATTTGATGAGTCAAAATGTAATCTGATTAAGAAGCTGAGGTAA
- a CDS encoding zinc ribbon domain-containing protein, producing MVQIKRIFQANHKLARAISDVGFSNIKKNLKYKMEFKHRKLQEVDRFYASSKICSKCGALKKDLTLRDRVYECPECGLTIDRDLNAAINLRQKIKIE from the coding sequence ATGGTTCAGATTAAGAGGATCTTTCAGGCAAACCATAAACTTGCAAGAGCCATCAGTGATGTTGGCTTCTCCAATATCAAGAAGAATCTTAAATATAAAATGGAGTTCAAACACAGAAAACTCCAGGAAGTAGATAGATTTTATGCAAGCTCTAAGATCTGCAGTAAGTGTGGGGCACTGAAAAAAGATTTAACGCTCAGAGACAGAGTCTATGAATGTCCTGAATGTGGATTGACAATAGATCGCGATCTGAACGCAGCAATTAATCTTAGACAAAAGATAAAAATCGAATAG
- a CDS encoding DDE-type integrase/transposase/recombinase: MEKNSMTAVNKYQRNKEVNGIRYQIICELINMPADTPADVRARASRIRTVAENYGLSVKTIKRWLKAYKAGGFTGLTPAYRESRSDKRLPQCFEEALERAVAMRHADNTLSVANIIRCLESENPALKNRIKRSTLQRHLQEHEAARRDLVSNALQHGRRVLGRFQVKTRMALLVGDIKEPARKIVWNDEHTELLDRIYIAILIDNCHRKVLDYQISTTGNTDLFLSGLYNVIKLYGQIKALHLDLGSQYRNQKVTNACRLLNITLKYCKPRSAWQKGSIERLNRTIDDYLVEVEKAKSMGFTAFCEGFAERIRVYNDTPHSNEILNGKTPNESFNSDLTPLVYLDDLAVANAFEFAKTCRVYSDYIKYDKRKWKIEPQYIKADKKVMIITRPNSPCPELYTETDGCIPLKEYEIGEKVSQKCFHASSPLRGLREGISND, translated from the coding sequence ATGGAGAAAAATTCAATGACAGCAGTTAATAAATACCAGCGCAATAAAGAAGTAAATGGTATTCGTTACCAGATAATCTGTGAACTTATAAATATGCCGGCAGATACTCCTGCCGACGTAAGAGCCCGTGCGTCCAGGATTAGGACTGTAGCAGAGAACTATGGACTTTCTGTTAAGACTATCAAACGCTGGCTTAAAGCTTATAAAGCTGGAGGTTTTACCGGACTGACACCGGCATATAGAGAAAGCCGTTCCGATAAAAGACTTCCTCAGTGTTTTGAGGAGGCATTAGAAAGAGCTGTAGCCATGCGTCATGCTGACAATACTCTCAGTGTTGCCAATATTATCCGCTGTCTTGAATCAGAGAATCCTGCTCTTAAAAATCGCATCAAGCGTTCTACGCTGCAGAGGCACCTTCAGGAGCATGAAGCTGCCAGAAGAGATCTGGTTAGCAATGCACTCCAGCATGGCAGAAGAGTACTGGGTAGGTTTCAGGTTAAAACCAGAATGGCATTACTAGTCGGCGATATCAAGGAGCCTGCAAGAAAAATCGTATGGAATGATGAGCATACCGAGCTTTTAGACAGGATTTACATTGCCATCCTGATAGATAACTGTCATCGAAAAGTGCTGGACTATCAGATTTCAACCACAGGCAATACGGATTTATTCTTATCAGGCCTGTATAACGTTATCAAGCTTTATGGTCAGATTAAGGCATTACATCTGGATTTAGGTTCTCAGTACAGGAATCAGAAAGTAACCAATGCCTGCAGGCTTCTGAATATCACTCTTAAATACTGTAAGCCCAGGTCTGCCTGGCAGAAAGGCTCTATAGAAAGACTCAACCGTACCATTGATGATTATCTGGTGGAGGTTGAAAAGGCTAAATCAATGGGATTTACCGCTTTCTGCGAGGGCTTTGCAGAGAGGATCAGAGTTTATAACGATACTCCTCACTCCAATGAAATTCTCAACGGAAAAACTCCTAATGAGTCTTTTAATAGTGATCTGACTCCTCTTGTATATCTGGATGATTTGGCTGTTGCCAATGCTTTTGAATTTGCCAAAACATGCAGAGTCTACAGTGATTACATCAAGTATGACAAAAGGAAATGGAAGATTGAACCTCAGTACATAAAGGCTGATAAGAAAGTAATGATTATTACCCGCCCCAATTCTCCATGTCCTGAGCTTTACACAGAAACCGACGGCTGTATTCCTCTTAAGGAATACGAGATTGGTGAGAAGGTATCTCAAAAGTGTTTTCATGCCTCCTCTCCCCTCCGAGGCCTACGAGAAGGAATATCCAATGATTGA
- a CDS encoding ExeA family protein, with protein MNFNIKEHFKFVRMPFSQNIPVEFLYQNDRTREILSKMSFAAADNRFLVLSGPVGTGKSTVLRCFTGGLNKDEYQVFYISCSAMTPRFFYLAPLLQMGIKPKFYMFNLKEQFNKEVIRLTRTLGKKVVYIIDEAHRLEQTSRYSNECFEEIRFFLNIEYDSGNPLSLILCGQEEIWEQSCLGNAKCKAIVQRIDLTCKTEALTVSEIGAYIAAHLKSAGGAADLFEKTRLSSLPTAAAVSQE; from the coding sequence ATGAACTTCAACATTAAAGAGCATTTTAAATTCGTAAGAATGCCGTTTTCCCAGAATATACCGGTGGAATTTCTATACCAGAATGACAGGACCAGAGAAATTCTCAGCAAAATGTCATTTGCAGCAGCTGATAACCGTTTTCTGGTGCTGTCAGGCCCTGTAGGTACCGGGAAGAGCACGGTCCTGCGCTGTTTTACCGGCGGTCTTAATAAGGATGAGTATCAGGTTTTCTATATCTCCTGCTCTGCCATGACTCCAAGATTCTTTTACCTGGCTCCTCTGCTTCAGATGGGAATAAAACCAAAGTTTTATATGTTTAACCTGAAAGAACAGTTCAACAAGGAGGTAATAAGGCTTACCAGAACCTTAGGAAAGAAAGTAGTCTACATCATAGATGAAGCTCATCGTCTGGAGCAGACCTCCCGTTATTCAAACGAATGTTTTGAGGAAATACGATTTTTTCTGAACATTGAATATGACTCAGGAAATCCTCTATCCCTGATATTGTGCGGACAGGAGGAAATATGGGAACAGAGCTGTCTGGGAAATGCCAAATGTAAAGCCATCGTACAGAGAATTGATTTGACCTGTAAAACCGAGGCTCTGACAGTTTCTGAGATTGGGGCCTATATTGCAGCACATCTGAAGTCTGCAGGAGGGGCCGCTGATTTATTTGAAAAGACGCGATTAAGCTCATTGCCAACAGCAGCGGCGGTATCCCAAGAGTAA